A stretch of Dyella sp. BiH032 DNA encodes these proteins:
- the glmM gene encoding phosphoglucosamine mutase, with amino-acid sequence MSERKYFGTDGIRGPVGQWPISADFMLRLGRAAGVALARDTKGRRPKVLIGKDTRVSGYMFEAALEAGLVAAGVDVGLLGPMPTPAVAFLTRSLRAQAGIVISASHNPHQDNGIKFFSATGEKLSDELELAIEQELDAEFTTEPSERLGKASRVDDAVARYAEFCKATVDEHFTLRGLRIVLDCANGATYQVAPKVFAELGAEVIAIGDRPDGFNINRGVGSTHPQTLQLTVLEHHADLGIAFDGDGDRVQMVDREGVLADGDDMLFILARAWQAQGRLQGPVVGTLMSNYGLQQALGALDVELIRANVGDRYVLQKLKEHGGQLGGETSGHILCLDRATTGDGIVSALAVLEALGGRDLAEARQGLHKMPQIMINVRAQGARESLQSDEVKQALADTEASLRGRGRVVLRASGTEPLVRVTVEAADEAEVRRMAEKLAEVVKSVAERS; translated from the coding sequence ATGAGCGAACGCAAGTACTTCGGCACCGATGGCATCCGCGGTCCGGTGGGCCAGTGGCCGATCAGCGCGGACTTCATGCTGCGGCTGGGCCGCGCCGCCGGCGTGGCGCTGGCGCGCGATACCAAGGGCCGCCGGCCGAAAGTGCTGATCGGCAAGGACACGCGCGTGTCCGGCTACATGTTCGAAGCGGCGCTCGAAGCCGGCCTAGTGGCGGCCGGCGTGGACGTGGGCCTGCTCGGCCCGATGCCGACGCCAGCGGTGGCGTTCCTGACCCGCTCGCTGCGCGCCCAGGCCGGCATCGTCATCAGCGCCTCGCACAATCCGCACCAGGACAACGGCATCAAGTTCTTCTCGGCGACCGGCGAAAAGCTCTCCGACGAACTGGAATTGGCGATCGAACAGGAGCTGGACGCCGAGTTCACCACCGAGCCTTCGGAGCGCCTGGGCAAGGCCAGCCGCGTGGACGACGCCGTGGCCCGCTATGCGGAGTTCTGCAAGGCCACGGTGGACGAACACTTCACTTTGCGCGGCCTGCGCATCGTGCTGGATTGCGCCAATGGCGCGACCTATCAAGTGGCGCCGAAGGTATTCGCCGAGCTGGGTGCGGAAGTGATCGCGATCGGCGATCGGCCGGACGGTTTCAACATCAACCGCGGCGTGGGGTCCACGCATCCGCAGACGCTGCAGCTGACCGTGCTCGAGCACCATGCGGACCTGGGCATCGCCTTCGACGGCGACGGTGACCGCGTGCAGATGGTGGACCGCGAAGGCGTACTGGCCGACGGCGACGACATGCTGTTCATCCTCGCCCGCGCGTGGCAGGCCCAGGGCCGCCTGCAGGGGCCGGTGGTGGGCACGCTGATGAGCAACTACGGCCTGCAGCAGGCGCTGGGCGCGCTGGACGTCGAGCTCATCCGAGCCAATGTGGGCGACCGCTACGTGCTGCAGAAGCTCAAGGAGCACGGCGGCCAGCTCGGCGGCGAGACCTCCGGCCATATTCTCTGCCTGGACCGCGCCACCACCGGTGACGGCATCGTCTCGGCGCTTGCCGTGCTGGAGGCACTGGGCGGACGCGACCTGGCGGAAGCGCGCCAGGGCCTGCACAAGATGCCCCAGATCATGATCAACGTGCGTGCCCAGGGTGCGCGCGAATCGCTGCAGAGCGACGAAGTGAAGCAGGCGCTGGCGGACACGGAAGCCTCCCTGCGCGGCCGCGGCCGGGTAGTGCTGCGCGCCTCCGGCACCGAGCCGCTGGTGCGGGTGACGGTGGAGGCGGCCGACGAGGCCGAGGTGAGGCGGATGGCGGAGAAGCTGGCCGAGGTCGTAAAATCCGTCGCCGAACGCTCGTGA
- the sbcB gene encoding exodeoxyribonuclease I: protein MQTFFWHDYETSGADPWRDRPLQFAGIRTTMDLEIVGEPVMFYGRPPRDMPPHPDACLITGITPQRAEREGLSEAAFAARVHEQLAAPGTCGVGYNSLRFDDEFTRQMLYRNFYEPYGREWENGNSRWDLIDLVRMCAALRPEGIEWPKRDDGALSFKLEHLAAANHLRQERAHDALSDVYALIDLARLIRVRQPRLWDWHFALRRKQKVFELLDVVNMTPVLHVSSRYPSSRYCLAIVAPIAAHPTRQGEIIVYDLSADPSPLLALGEEEIADRVFTARADLPEGVERIPLRTVRANRSPALAPLSVLKGTDTARLQLDVDQCLVHRDALAAIDGLAEKLRRVFQRAADLPPPADPELALYGGFLPDADKRLLAEVRATPPEQLGTRAFPFRDGRYPELLFRYRARNWPETLSAEERERWDAFRRDRLLKPTPLTALTLTDYFARIAQLRTEHAGDAGKLALLDQLQVWGDQLAADLAPLPA from the coding sequence ATGCAGACCTTCTTCTGGCACGACTACGAGACCAGCGGCGCCGACCCTTGGCGCGACCGTCCGCTGCAGTTCGCCGGCATCCGCACCACCATGGACCTGGAGATCGTCGGCGAGCCGGTGATGTTCTACGGCCGCCCGCCGCGGGACATGCCGCCCCACCCGGACGCCTGCCTGATCACCGGCATCACGCCGCAGCGGGCCGAGCGCGAGGGACTGTCCGAAGCGGCCTTCGCGGCCCGCGTGCACGAACAGCTGGCGGCGCCGGGCACCTGCGGCGTGGGCTACAACTCGCTGCGCTTCGACGACGAATTCACGCGGCAGATGCTCTACCGCAATTTCTATGAGCCCTACGGCCGCGAATGGGAGAACGGCAATTCCCGCTGGGACCTGATCGACCTGGTGCGCATGTGCGCGGCGCTGCGCCCCGAAGGCATCGAATGGCCCAAGCGCGACGACGGCGCGCTCAGCTTCAAGCTGGAACACCTGGCCGCGGCCAACCACCTGCGCCAGGAACGCGCGCATGACGCGCTCTCCGACGTCTACGCGCTGATCGACCTGGCCCGGCTGATCCGCGTCCGCCAGCCACGGCTGTGGGACTGGCATTTCGCGCTGCGCCGCAAGCAGAAGGTGTTCGAGCTGCTGGACGTGGTGAACATGACGCCCGTCCTGCACGTCTCATCCCGCTACCCGTCCAGCCGCTACTGCCTGGCCATCGTCGCGCCGATCGCGGCGCACCCGACACGGCAGGGCGAAATCATCGTGTACGACCTCTCGGCCGATCCTTCGCCCTTGCTGGCTCTGGGCGAAGAGGAGATCGCCGATCGCGTCTTCACCGCCCGCGCCGATCTGCCCGAAGGGGTGGAGCGCATTCCGCTGCGCACGGTGCGCGCCAACCGTTCGCCGGCGCTGGCGCCGCTGTCGGTACTCAAGGGCACGGACACCGCGCGCCTCCAGCTCGACGTCGACCAATGCCTCGTCCACCGCGACGCGCTGGCCGCCATCGACGGCCTCGCCGAGAAGCTGCGCCGCGTCTTCCAGCGCGCCGCCGACCTGCCCCCGCCGGCCGATCCGGAACTGGCGCTCTACGGCGGCTTCCTGCCCGACGCCGACAAGCGCCTGCTCGCCGAGGTGCGCGCCACGCCGCCGGAACAACTGGGCACCCGCGCGTTCCCGTTCCGCGACGGGCGCTATCCAGAACTGCTGTTCCGCTACCGCGCCCGCAACTGGCCCGAAACGCTGTCCGCCGAGGAACGCGAACGCTGGGACGCCTTCCGGCGCGACCGCCTGCTCAAGCCCACGCCGCTGACCGCTCTCACCCTCACCGATTACTTCGCGCGCATCGCCCAGTTGCGCACGGAGCATGCAGGCGATGCCGGCAAACTCGCCCTGCTCGATCAGTTGCAGGTCTGGGGCGACCAGCTCGCCGCCGACCTCGCCCCTCTGCCCGCCTGA
- the aqpZ gene encoding aquaporin Z encodes MSIGKRLTAEFFGTFWLVFGGCGSAVLAAAYPDLGIGFAGVALAFGLTVVTMAYAVGHISGGHFNPAVTVGLCAGGRFPAKDVLPYVVAQVIGAIAAGGVLYLIASGKAGFDASAGFASNGYGEHSPNGYSLQAAIVAELVLTAFFLLVIHGSTDKRAPAGFGPLAIGLALTLIHLISIPVTNTSVNPARSTGVAIFQGSWALQQLWVFWLVPLIGGAIGGLIYRHLLESKD; translated from the coding sequence ATGAGCATTGGCAAGCGTTTGACCGCCGAATTCTTCGGCACTTTCTGGCTGGTATTCGGCGGCTGCGGCAGCGCGGTCCTGGCCGCCGCGTATCCGGACCTCGGCATCGGCTTCGCGGGCGTGGCGCTCGCGTTCGGCCTTACCGTGGTGACCATGGCCTACGCCGTCGGCCACATTTCCGGCGGCCACTTCAATCCCGCCGTCACCGTCGGTCTGTGCGCCGGCGGCCGCTTCCCGGCCAAGGACGTGCTGCCTTACGTCGTGGCGCAGGTGATAGGCGCCATCGCCGCGGGCGGCGTGCTGTATCTGATCGCCAGCGGCAAGGCCGGCTTCGATGCCAGCGCGGGTTTCGCCTCCAACGGCTACGGCGAGCACTCCCCCAACGGCTATTCCCTGCAGGCCGCCATCGTGGCGGAACTGGTACTCACCGCGTTCTTCCTGCTGGTGATCCACGGCTCGACCGACAAGCGCGCCCCGGCCGGCTTCGGCCCGCTGGCGATCGGCTTGGCGCTGACCCTGATCCACCTGATCAGCATCCCGGTCACCAATACCTCGGTGAATCCGGCGCGCAGCACCGGCGTGGCCATCTTCCAGGGCAGCTGGGCACTGCAGCAGCTGTGGGTGTTCTGGCTGGTGCCGCTGATCGGCGGCGCGATCGGCGGCCTGATCTACCGCCATCTGCTGGAAAGCAAAGACTGA
- a CDS encoding DUF5668 domain-containing protein, which translates to MKPSVPGVILIVIGVLFLLRNLGFDLRLGQLFATWWPVALIALGAGMMFRRTS; encoded by the coding sequence ATGAAACCCAGCGTACCCGGCGTCATCCTGATCGTGATCGGCGTGCTGTTCCTGTTGCGCAACCTGGGCTTCGACCTGAGGCTAGGCCAGCTGTTCGCTACCTGGTGGCCGGTGGCGCTGATCGCGCTGGGCGCCGGCATGATGTTCCGCCGCACCAGCTGA
- a CDS encoding 2-oxoglutarate and iron-dependent oxygenase domain-containing protein produces the protein MTTKRVPTLDIRRYDTDREAFVAELGAAYREYGFCGISGHGIPTELIDHAYQAFQQFFALPAETKMKYHVPGTGGARGYTPFKVETAKDSKHADLKEFWHVGREIPRDSRFADVMAPNLWPEEVPAFKPYGYGLYEALDDLGTRVLRALALHIGLPENYFEDKTDQGNSILRPIYYPPITEDNIPNVRAGAHEDINFITLLVGASAEGLEVLTREGEWLPITTQGDAIVVNIGDMLQRLTNHVYPSTTHRVVNPQNENARKPRYSVPFFLHPNPDVVLDPLPQCVTPDNPRRYDTSITSHEYLQQRLREIKLI, from the coding sequence ATGACGACCAAACGGGTTCCCACCCTCGACATCCGCCGCTACGACACCGACCGCGAGGCCTTCGTGGCGGAACTGGGCGCGGCCTACCGCGAATACGGTTTCTGCGGCATCAGCGGCCACGGCATCCCCACCGAGCTGATCGACCACGCCTACCAGGCGTTCCAGCAGTTCTTCGCGTTGCCTGCCGAGACCAAGATGAAGTACCACGTGCCCGGCACCGGCGGCGCGCGCGGCTACACGCCGTTCAAGGTGGAAACGGCCAAGGACAGCAAGCACGCCGACCTCAAGGAGTTCTGGCACGTCGGCCGCGAGATTCCGCGCGACTCGCGCTTCGCGGACGTGATGGCGCCGAACCTTTGGCCGGAAGAAGTGCCCGCCTTCAAGCCGTACGGCTATGGGCTGTACGAGGCGCTGGACGATCTGGGCACGCGCGTGCTGCGCGCGCTGGCGCTGCATATCGGCCTGCCGGAGAACTATTTCGAGGACAAGACCGACCAGGGCAATTCCATCCTGCGCCCGATCTACTACCCGCCGATCACCGAGGACAACATCCCGAACGTGCGCGCCGGTGCCCACGAGGACATCAACTTCATCACCTTGCTGGTGGGCGCCAGCGCCGAAGGCCTGGAAGTGCTGACCCGCGAGGGCGAGTGGCTGCCGATCACCACCCAGGGCGATGCCATCGTGGTGAACATCGGCGACATGCTGCAGCGCCTGACCAACCACGTGTATCCGTCCACCACGCATCGCGTGGTGAACCCGCAGAACGAGAACGCGCGCAAGCCGCGGTACTCGGTGCCGTTCTTCCTGCATCCCAACCCGGACGTGGTGTTGGACCCGTTGCCGCAGTGCGTGACGCCGGACAATCCCCGCCGCTACGACACGTCGATCACCTCGCACGAGTACCTGCAGCAGCGCCTGCGCGAGATCAAGCTGATCTGA
- the folP gene encoding dihydropteroate synthase — protein MSADLLAPVLDCAGRRLVLDRPRVVGILNVTPDSFSDGGSHATVDAAVAHGLRLAEEGADMLDVGGESTRPGAEDVPLDEELRRVIPVIEQLAARTSLPIAIDTSKPEVMRAAVAAGAGMINDVYALRREGALDAAAELRVPVCLMHMQGEPRGMQDEPRYDDVVGEVHRFLADRLFACELAGIDKRQVMVDPGFGFGKTLEHNLALLRAIERFGNLGSGCYVGLSRKSMIGRLTGREEPAQRAAGSVAAALIAVQRGARMVRVHDVIATVDALAVWHAVAAGEPTVRRETRPAAPRWPDDE, from the coding sequence ATGTCCGCCGATCTTCTCGCCCCCGTACTCGATTGCGCCGGCCGCCGCCTGGTGCTGGACCGCCCGCGCGTGGTCGGCATCCTCAACGTCACCCCCGATTCGTTCTCCGATGGCGGCAGCCACGCCACCGTCGACGCGGCCGTCGCGCATGGCCTGCGGTTGGCGGAAGAGGGTGCCGACATGCTCGACGTGGGCGGCGAGTCGACCCGCCCGGGCGCCGAGGACGTGCCGCTCGACGAGGAGCTGCGCCGGGTGATCCCGGTGATCGAGCAGCTGGCCGCGCGTACGTCGCTGCCGATCGCGATCGATACCTCCAAGCCCGAAGTGATGCGCGCCGCGGTGGCGGCCGGCGCGGGCATGATCAACGACGTCTACGCCTTGCGCCGGGAAGGCGCGCTGGACGCGGCAGCCGAATTGCGCGTGCCGGTGTGCCTGATGCACATGCAGGGCGAGCCGCGCGGGATGCAGGACGAGCCGCGCTACGACGACGTGGTGGGCGAGGTGCACCGGTTCCTGGCGGATCGCCTGTTCGCCTGCGAGCTGGCGGGTATCGACAAGCGGCAGGTGATGGTCGACCCGGGCTTCGGCTTCGGCAAGACGCTGGAGCACAACCTGGCCCTCCTGCGCGCGATCGAGCGCTTCGGCAACCTCGGCAGTGGCTGCTACGTCGGCCTCTCGCGCAAATCGATGATCGGCCGGCTGACCGGTCGCGAGGAGCCCGCCCAGCGGGCGGCCGGTTCGGTGGCCGCGGCGCTCATCGCCGTGCAACGTGGCGCGCGTATGGTGCGCGTACATGATGTGATCGCTACGGTCGACGCTTTGGCCGTTTGGCATGCCGTGGCTGCAGGGGAGCCTACGGTGCGCCGGGAAACGCGTCCGGCCGCGCCTCGCTGGCCGGACGACGAATAA
- a CDS encoding MFS transporter: MTQAAPSVSSVDTSASPLSRNDLRTLALAALGGALEFYDFVVFVFFTKTLGQLFFPADMPEWLAQVQVYGIFAAGYLARPLGGIVMAHFGDRSGRKRMFTLSVFLMALPTLCIGLLPTYAQLGVLAPMLLLLLRVVQGVAIGGEVPGAWVFVAEHAPVGRIGFACASLTSGLTAGILIGSLVAAGIAGMGTEKVLAYGWRIPFVLGGVFGFFAVWLRRWLSETPVFAALRERKELARELPLKQAVTGHLDGVLLSMMVTWMLTAAIVVVILMTPTLVQSSFHLPQSLAFHGNSLAALMLCFGCILGGLAVDRFGRGRSLLVGSLALLASTYLLYRDLQQGGAHFMALYALAGLCVGVVGVVPAVMVAAFPPAVRFSGLSFSYNVAYAIFGAITPPLIAYLAARLGPMAPAHYVAITAVVGVLCALYLLTTRRAFHER, translated from the coding sequence ATGACGCAAGCCGCTCCGTCCGTTTCCTCGGTGGATACGTCCGCCTCGCCGCTCTCCCGCAACGATCTGCGCACTCTGGCGCTCGCCGCGCTCGGCGGCGCGCTGGAGTTCTACGACTTCGTCGTGTTCGTGTTCTTCACGAAGACGCTGGGCCAACTGTTTTTCCCGGCCGATATGCCGGAATGGCTGGCGCAGGTGCAGGTGTATGGCATCTTCGCCGCCGGCTATCTGGCGCGTCCGCTGGGCGGCATCGTGATGGCGCATTTCGGCGACCGCTCGGGACGCAAACGGATGTTCACGCTGAGCGTCTTCCTGATGGCGCTGCCGACCTTGTGCATTGGCCTGCTGCCCACGTACGCGCAGCTGGGCGTGCTGGCGCCGATGCTGCTGTTGCTGCTGCGCGTGGTGCAGGGCGTAGCGATCGGCGGCGAAGTGCCCGGCGCGTGGGTCTTCGTGGCCGAACACGCGCCGGTCGGCCGCATCGGCTTCGCCTGCGCCAGCCTCACCTCGGGGCTGACCGCCGGCATCCTGATCGGCTCGCTGGTCGCCGCGGGCATCGCCGGCATGGGGACGGAGAAGGTGCTGGCCTACGGCTGGCGCATCCCGTTCGTGCTCGGCGGCGTATTCGGTTTCTTCGCGGTGTGGCTGCGCCGCTGGCTGAGCGAGACGCCGGTGTTCGCCGCCCTGCGCGAGCGCAAGGAGCTGGCGCGCGAACTGCCTCTCAAGCAGGCGGTGACCGGCCACCTGGATGGCGTACTGCTGAGCATGATGGTGACCTGGATGCTCACCGCGGCGATCGTGGTGGTGATCCTGATGACGCCGACCCTGGTGCAGAGCAGCTTCCACCTGCCGCAGTCGCTGGCGTTCCACGGCAACAGCCTGGCTGCCTTGATGCTGTGCTTCGGCTGCATCCTCGGCGGGCTGGCGGTGGACCGTTTCGGCCGTGGCCGTTCATTGCTGGTCGGGTCGCTGGCGCTGCTGGCCAGCACGTACCTGCTGTATCGCGATCTGCAGCAGGGGGGCGCGCATTTCATGGCGCTGTACGCCCTGGCCGGCCTGTGCGTCGGCGTGGTTGGCGTGGTGCCGGCCGTGATGGTGGCGGCGTTCCCGCCGGCCGTGCGTTTTTCGGGCCTGTCGTTCTCGTACAACGTCGCTTACGCGATCTTCGGCGCCATCACGCCGCCGCTCATTGCTTATCTCGCCGCCCGGCTGGGACCGATGGCGCCGGCGCACTACGTCGCGATCACCGCAGTGGTGGGCGTGCTGTGCGCGCTGTACCTGCTGACCACGCGGCGCGCTTTTCACGAGCGCTGA
- a CDS encoding DUF2461 domain-containing protein — translation MANAYFTPATFRFLRALERNNNREWFLAHKPEYERDVRDPFLQLIADMQAPLTKISKYYRADARKNGGSLFRIHRDTRFSNDKQPYKPWQGARFFHERRHEIPAPSFYVHIQPGDCFAGGGMWHPEPDALKRIRAFLADNPAAWKRATQSKTFREHFGFWGEALTRPPRGFDPAHELIEDIKRKDFAAGEGFDEKLACSAELRPWLVETYKRLAPMIDYLCATQELDF, via the coding sequence ATGGCCAACGCTTACTTCACGCCCGCCACATTCCGCTTCCTCCGCGCGCTCGAGCGCAACAACAATCGCGAATGGTTTCTGGCGCACAAGCCCGAGTACGAGCGCGACGTGCGCGACCCGTTCCTGCAGCTGATCGCCGACATGCAGGCGCCGCTGACGAAGATCAGCAAGTATTACCGTGCCGACGCGCGCAAGAACGGCGGCTCACTGTTCCGCATCCACCGCGACACGCGCTTCTCCAACGACAAGCAGCCGTACAAGCCCTGGCAGGGTGCGCGCTTCTTCCACGAGCGCCGGCATGAAATACCGGCGCCCTCGTTCTATGTACACATCCAGCCCGGCGACTGTTTCGCCGGCGGCGGCATGTGGCATCCAGAGCCGGACGCCCTCAAGCGCATCCGCGCCTTCCTCGCCGACAATCCCGCCGCCTGGAAGCGCGCCACGCAGAGCAAGACCTTCCGCGAGCACTTCGGCTTCTGGGGCGAAGCGCTCACCCGTCCGCCACGCGGCTTCGATCCGGCGCACGAGCTGATCGAGGACATCAAGCGCAAGGATTTCGCGGCCGGCGAAGGCTTCGACGAAAAGCTGGCCTGCTCGGCGGAATTGCGCCCGTGGCTGGTGGAAACCTACAAGCGCCTGGCGCCGATGATCGACTACCTCTGCGCCACCCAGGAACTGGATTTCTGA
- a CDS encoding SDR family oxidoreductase — protein sequence MSRSRPLSLVTGASAGIGAAFARELAARGHDLVLTARRADRLEELAAELQARHGTHATVLPLDLADPDAPRQLAETLAARGLAVDWLINNAGYGVPGTFEANAWETHAAFIQVLMTAPTELAWRLLPGMRERGYGRIVNVASLAGHVPGTAGHTLYGASKAYLIKFSQSLALENRHLGVNVCALCPGFTWSEFHDVTGTRDLMNQMPRFMWQTAEDVVREACEAVERGDIVRVTGRVNRFIKSLVKLMPDRLALWLSARESRRYRHAASH from the coding sequence ATGTCGCGCTCCCGCCCTCTCAGTCTCGTCACCGGCGCCTCCGCGGGCATCGGCGCGGCTTTCGCGCGGGAGCTGGCCGCACGCGGCCATGACCTGGTACTCACTGCCCGCCGCGCGGACCGCCTGGAGGAGCTTGCCGCCGAACTCCAGGCCAGGCATGGGACCCACGCAACGGTGCTGCCGCTGGACCTGGCTGACCCGGATGCTCCCCGCCAGCTCGCCGAAACCCTGGCCGCACGCGGCCTCGCCGTGGACTGGCTGATCAACAATGCCGGCTACGGCGTACCCGGCACGTTCGAGGCGAACGCCTGGGAAACCCATGCCGCCTTCATCCAGGTGCTGATGACCGCGCCGACCGAGCTCGCATGGCGCCTGCTGCCGGGTATGCGCGAGCGCGGCTATGGCCGCATCGTCAATGTGGCCTCGCTCGCCGGCCACGTGCCCGGCACGGCGGGCCATACGCTCTATGGCGCTTCCAAGGCCTACCTGATCAAGTTTTCGCAATCGCTGGCGCTGGAGAACCGGCACCTTGGCGTGAACGTCTGCGCGCTCTGCCCCGGCTTTACCTGGTCGGAGTTCCACGACGTCACCGGCACCCGCGACCTGATGAACCAGATGCCGCGCTTCATGTGGCAGACCGCCGAAGACGTGGTGCGCGAAGCCTGCGAAGCGGTCGAGCGCGGCGACATCGTGCGCGTGACCGGACGCGTCAACCGCTTCATCAAGTCGCTGGTCAAGCTGATGCCGGACCGCCTCGCGCTATGGCTTTCGGCGCGCGAATCGCGACGGTACCGCCACGCCGCCTCGCACTGA
- a CDS encoding VIT1/CCC1 transporter family protein, with product MPVTPYTEKHFTASDTVRDLVIGMADGLTVPFALAAGLSGAVAASRLVVVAGVAEIAAGAIAMGLGGYLAARGDADHYRAERAREHFEVRELAHREEDEVVQIFAHYGLDRAACAPILTHFRAHPDKWVDFMMRFELGLDQPEPGRALRSALTIGGAYIIGGLVPLLPYMLVGEMSRALPLSVVCTLIALGLFGAAKAKFTGIGMLRGAMQTMLVGGLASAAAFLLARLIGG from the coding sequence ATGCCCGTGACCCCGTACACGGAAAAGCACTTCACCGCTTCGGACACCGTTCGCGATCTGGTGATCGGCATGGCGGACGGCCTGACCGTGCCGTTCGCGCTGGCGGCCGGCCTGTCCGGCGCCGTGGCTGCGAGCCGGCTGGTGGTGGTGGCCGGCGTGGCGGAGATCGCGGCCGGCGCGATCGCGATGGGGCTTGGGGGTTATCTGGCCGCCCGTGGCGACGCGGACCACTACCGCGCGGAGCGGGCGCGGGAACATTTTGAGGTACGCGAGCTCGCGCATCGCGAAGAGGACGAAGTGGTGCAGATCTTTGCCCACTACGGCCTGGACCGGGCGGCATGCGCACCGATCCTCACCCATTTCCGCGCGCACCCCGACAAGTGGGTGGATTTCATGATGCGTTTCGAACTCGGGCTCGACCAGCCCGAGCCGGGGCGCGCCTTGCGCAGTGCCCTGACGATCGGCGGGGCCTACATCATCGGCGGCCTGGTGCCGCTGTTGCCGTACATGCTGGTCGGCGAGATGTCGCGCGCCTTGCCTTTGTCCGTGGTGTGCACCTTGATCGCGCTGGGCCTGTTCGGCGCCGCCAAGGCGAAGTTCACCGGCATCGGCATGCTGCGCGGCGCGATGCAGACTATGCTGGTGGGCGGACTCGCTTCCGCGGCGGCCTTCCTGCTGGCGCGCCTGATCGGCGGCTGA
- the orn gene encoding oligoribonuclease produces MSQPNEENLIWIDLEMTGLDTDNDSILEIATIVTDKELSILAEGPVFAIRHEVDRLEAMDAWNRNQHRKSGLWDQVLASADDHAAAEQATLDFLKAWVPAGKSPMCGNSICQDRRFMHRQMPRLERYFHYRNLDVSTLKELSRRWSPSICKNFSKESAHTALSDIRDSIEELRYYRQFMGALGGAG; encoded by the coding sequence ATGAGCCAACCTAACGAAGAGAACCTGATCTGGATCGATCTGGAGATGACCGGTCTGGACACCGACAACGACTCCATTCTGGAAATCGCCACCATCGTGACCGACAAGGAGCTGAGCATCCTGGCCGAAGGCCCGGTGTTCGCCATCCGCCACGAGGTGGACCGGCTGGAGGCGATGGACGCCTGGAACCGCAACCAGCACCGCAAATCCGGCTTGTGGGACCAGGTGCTGGCGTCCGCCGACGACCATGCCGCCGCCGAACAGGCCACGCTGGATTTCCTCAAGGCCTGGGTGCCCGCCGGCAAATCGCCGATGTGCGGCAATTCGATCTGCCAGGACCGCCGCTTCATGCATCGGCAGATGCCGCGGCTGGAGCGCTACTTCCATTACCGCAACCTCGACGTGTCCACGCTCAAGGAGCTGTCGCGCCGCTGGTCACCGAGCATCTGCAAGAATTTCAGCAAGGAATCCGCGCACACCGCGCTGTCGGACATCCGCGACTCCATCGAGGAGCTGCGGTACTACCGGCAGTTCATGGGCGCGCTGGGCGGCGCGGGCTGA
- the tpiA gene encoding triose-phosphate isomerase, protein MRKKLVAGNWKMHGSRSMAEALAGDIAAGMPSAVDVVVFPPFPYIAGLAGQHAGSGLGFGGQDVSEHEGQGAYTGEVSAAMLADVGANWTLVGHSERRQYHHESDDLVARKFAAARAGGLTPVLCVGETLEQREAGETEAVIGRQLQAVLALNGVASFDTAVIAYEPVWAIGTGRTATPEQAQQVHAFIRSQLAKEDVMIARLTRLLYGGSVKPANAAELFAQPDVDGGLVGGACLTSADFLAICAAAN, encoded by the coding sequence ATGCGCAAGAAGCTCGTCGCCGGTAACTGGAAGATGCACGGCAGCCGCTCAATGGCCGAGGCCCTGGCGGGCGATATCGCGGCCGGCATGCCGTCGGCGGTCGACGTGGTGGTGTTTCCGCCTTTTCCGTACATTGCCGGACTGGCTGGGCAACACGCGGGCTCCGGCCTGGGCTTCGGCGGACAGGACGTGAGTGAGCACGAGGGGCAGGGCGCCTACACCGGTGAGGTTTCCGCAGCCATGCTCGCCGACGTCGGTGCCAACTGGACCTTGGTAGGTCATTCCGAGCGCCGGCAATACCACCATGAGAGCGACGATCTGGTCGCCCGCAAATTTGCCGCCGCCCGCGCCGGCGGGCTCACCCCGGTGCTGTGCGTGGGCGAGACGCTGGAACAGCGCGAGGCAGGCGAGACCGAGGCGGTGATCGGCCGCCAGCTGCAGGCGGTGTTGGCTCTCAACGGCGTGGCCAGTTTCGACACGGCGGTAATCGCCTACGAACCGGTCTGGGCCATCGGCACCGGGCGCACCGCGACGCCGGAACAGGCCCAGCAGGTGCACGCGTTCATCCGTAGCCAATTGGCGAAAGAGGATGTTATGATTGCCCGTCTGACCCGGCTGCTTTACGGCGGCAGCGTCAAACCGGCCAATGCCGCGGAATTGTTCGCGCAGCCGGACGTGGATGGGGGGCTCGTCGGGGGTGCATGCCTGACCTCGGCGGACTTCCTCGCGATCTGCGCCGCAGCGAACTAA